A stretch of DNA from Pyxicephalus adspersus chromosome 5, UCB_Pads_2.0, whole genome shotgun sequence:
TTCGGAAGTGTCTGGTCAGTTCATCACTTCGTGCAAAACGCCACGTACAGCCTTCCCATGAACATCTGTAAGGCTTCTCTCCtgtaaaaacacaattacaaAGCATTTGGTTTATTTATGAGTAACTGGAACTTCAGCAAACCAGAAAGTTAACAATTCtgcttttaatcatttatttagaatttacaCAGCTGTAAAGCTGCACAGCCACTGGCATACAAATGGTTAGTTCTGTTTCTTTGCAAAAGATACAGTGTATTGTTATGTAACCTGAATTATTCTAGTAGGTGCAGCTAAACAAATCACAAAGAAATGAACATTTGTAATGCTTAATTTGCTCATCGAAAAGCCAACTTGCAAATCTCCCAAGTCATGGGGGAAAACTGGCAATACTAAGCAGCTCAACTGAACCTTTGGTTTAAATCAGTTTAAttcattccaggtgcatcaaaataaatgctgttcagtctagttttctttttttaaggcagTCACAGTATGCATAGAAAGCCAGCTTGATGTAGAGAAGGTATTTTGTTGGCTAAGAAGTATTAGCCTCTATGAAGATGTCCAAGACACCTCTTACCAAGTCCGACCTATAGCTTTGCAATCCGCAAAGCATAATCTGCCTACTGATTGCAGGGGGTGTGACCTTTGATTCCAAACACATAGCATGACTACATTCCAAAGAAAACGTTGCATGCACATGTTTTGGTGTACCTGGTATGGTATTAGTGGATTTCTACTGAAAGTGCATCTGAGCTTTACAAATACTGCTGCTATTTGTGAGGACTTTTTCCATAGTAAAGTACTAAAActtgcaacctcctcctccttctctctctGCAAGTGCAGTGTTCCAATAAGATAGGAgaacaataaaatgattgtgtaaaCCATGTAAGCAATATAAAATCAGGCACATATCTCTAAAGTGGCCagtatggaagctgccattgccagGCTTCtaaaaaatacccaattatgGCCAATGGCCAAAAATGGCCAATTTAATGGCTTCAGATTTTCTAATCATTGACCAAAAGCAATCACGCAGGTCGGGAGAACTGACATCACATGTTGCAATCTGTAGAAGGCTTTTTATTAGCCCATTTACAAGGATTAATCTAAGCCACTGATTGAGTAGGCTCATGCTTGGTTTGCAGGCCTGGACATTCAGCAATTTGGGGAATATTTTGGCCAATATATTCGTATTGTAATAGCATTTAAGCTTGTGGCACATTTTGATACATACTATGCACACTCGGCACTAGAGAGCATTCAAGGCCTGAGCCGTTTTATACTCTCAGTCTGGCTCAGGAATGAAAGAAATTCTAAAGGTCAAGAAGATCTAGGTCTACTAATTGGTGCTTTGATGATTGAAAAATGCCTTTATTTATTAAGTTGATTGATTATTGGCAAATAAAACTTGGGCAGCCCCTACATATCACATAAACTACATACATCCTTATGTGTTGAGTACGCTAAAGAATGTTAGGCTGTATTTTCAAGAGCTCAAACAACACAATTATTAGTTCCTAATGACAAAAACATAGTATAAACTGTattttgacaaaacaaaaaaatgcccaAATAATGGCTTATATTGGGTATAGGATAATACATGGAATTAATCAATGGAGGCATTACcacaaaaaaaatggtgattgCCAAAAGTGTGTATTTGGATTTGTTGTTGAACAAATTAGCTCATCTAAGGCTTTtggaatggttttattttatgaaaataaggTCTCATGATAGAGTTCCCTGATAGATAGTAAATACAGATTTGACACTTTGGCTTGAGTTGTACCCTTGTTTATATGACTGTttgtacagaaaaacaacaagATATACAAATGGATGTtaacaatgtaaatgtatgtcTAGCTCCAAGCAATAacaaacaaatttacattttttaaaggatatAAAATCATAGAGGGTCCTTCCCAATTAAGAGAAGACAAActtattcacattttaaaatggatATACCTTCAAGAAAAAGTCTTCCAGTGCATCAAAACACTCTGATCATGTCTATGTAAAATGTTGCAATTGAATTGAAGTAATTATATGTGTTATCAATAAAAATTAAGAAGAGATTGGAACAATGACCAAGCACAATACTCTCACTATACCAACAAACTAGCCAGCCATTGCACAGCCAGTGTTGGATGACCCACTGATGTTGTAAAAAGatctcttgtttttttctgtttttgctcatTCATTACTATGTTCCTGTAGACACAAGTAAAGGAAAGACAATGGGTATTTAGGAAGCTCATGCTGGGTAAGCATTATGCGAATCCTTTTCCTGGATGTACTCTCTGTAGTCTAATCTCCAGTCTCACAGCAGGAAGGAATGAGGAAGGACTTTCCCCTAGACAAGGATTTACCATGACATCACTGATGGACTTTGGGTTTCCACCCTGTGGTTGTGCAATGGTATGACAGCAAGGGATTCCCTCCTGTCAAGCCCCTTTTATTTCCCAATCACTGAACAAGCACTGACCTGTATGAGTACGCTGATGTGCTTTCAGATGCGAACTCTTGGTGTAAACTTTCTTGCAGCCATTAAAAAGACACTTGTGGACGCGTTTCCTGCCGTCCGGCGAGGTCTCTCCACTGGTCGGACTACCCTGTTCAAGAGTCTTTCCAAAGCAGCCAGAGCGCACTTTCCCAGGTGAATGGAGCTCTCCAGTGATAGCATTCCACAAATGAGTGGGGGACTCCTTGCCTTGTTCTGGGGATGATGGAGGGGTGGAGGTGACTGATGAGCTAAATGGTTCCGTTTTAATCACCACATCGCCAATTGGATCTGAGGTAAATTTGGTGGTTGGGGAAAGTTCTTCGGAACTGTCAGACAATTCGCTACTAATGTCAGAGTTCAGGCTAGTTGTCTCTAAATTCTGACTGTCAGAGATGTCCTCAGTTTTGATGCAGATAACCTGGGGCTCAGGCTCCTCTTTTTTCTCACATGCCAGGATAAATTTGGTCCAAAGCTCCTCTTCCCGATCAAATTTGAATTCGGAGGCCGAAACATAGCAAGGCTCACTTTGTAGGTAGCGTTCAAGCTCTAAGCACGTCTAAAGGGCAAGATAGAGAGAAGAGGTGAGAATTTAATTAACAATGCCTGGTTCTTAAAAACTGAATACAACTACATTTTATCCTCCAAAGAGAATGAAACATGATTGCTTAGTTTCTGCAAGTAACAATACCAATTGTTCTATTTTCATGTATCATCCATCTGATTATTCAACAAACATGCAAAGACAGGCTTAAAGCACAATTAGAGGTGTTGCCCATTACTTCACATTCATTCATCTGCTGAAATGGGAAACACAAAGTGGCTAGGTTGACATTTGACAGTCTAGTCAAAATAGAACAGAGGCCCCATATTCGGCAAAGATGTTGGATAACCCATATCAGCCATCAGATATCCACTGATGAAAGCTTACAGCCCATTGGCTACTAACGGACGCTGCATTGTGCGCGCCTGCTCTTTGCCTCATTAACATAGGCCACAAAGTCGTTCATATACTCCAGCTATGAATAGGCAACGGCTTATCTGGTTGAAATGGACGCCAGTTATTTCCTTTTAGAAACTAAAGAATTAACCTCACTGTAAGCtaaatttttttgcagaactgCCACACTTACAAATGAAAGAAATTGCAGAAGCCGAGAGTTGCAAAAGAAAtagggaagcaaaaaaaaaagatgtgacaGACATTACAGATATTGACTAAATTATAAATGACGGATTAAAAGCAACAATTCTTTCAGAGACTTCTGGAAATCATACAATGGACAAGAATTTGATCTGTTAGCCAATAGTACAACTGGATGAGTCATCTACATTCCTTTCACGCTCAGCCAGAAAAAGAGACTTCCTTCTGAAAAGCTGACTGCAAGCCAAGACTATACTGGTAAAAGCAGATCACGCTTGATGAAACCtactttcaaattttaaaaaataaataaataacatggtTACCTAACATTCTGATCATTTTCAAAACAAGACAAGACACACTATAGCAGATTTGGGTTTTTCGCATTTCCCTCGTCCGCTCTTGTAGGCGCT
This window harbors:
- the KLF6 gene encoding Krueppel-like factor 6 produces the protein MDVLPMCSIFQELQIVHDTGYFSALPSLEEYWQQTCLELERYLQSEPCYVSASEFKFDREEELWTKFILACEKKEEPEPQVICIKTEDISDSQNLETTSLNSDISSELSDSSEELSPTTKFTSDPIGDVVIKTEPFSSSVTSTPPSSPEQGKESPTHLWNAITGELHSPGKVRSGCFGKTLEQGSPTSGETSPDGRKRVHKCLFNGCKKVYTKSSHLKAHQRTHTGEKPYRCSWEGCTWRFARSDELTRHFRKHTGAKPFKCTHCDRCFSRSDHLALHMKRHMNECRSHVI